The Caldicellulosiruptor changbaiensis genome has a segment encoding these proteins:
- a CDS encoding carbohydrate ABC transporter permease — MNSHSIRQIRSDKFFDVFNYCIMLLVLIIVGYPMYFVIIASFSDPDLVNRGEVLFWPKGFTLLGYQRLFHYPQIVTGYKNTILYTIVGTVVGVFLTLSAGYAISRRDLFGRRFIILMFTFTLFFNGGLIPTYLLVKSLGLLDTFWVMIIPTAVSVFNVIIAKSFYEGSWIDELIEAARIDGCGDLRFFFMIALPLSVPLIAVMTLFYAVGKWNSFFDALIYLKSPEKYPLQLVLRDILISNQVTMGGAMQDVSDITQRLKTAQLVKYSIMIISSLPILVFYPFVQKYFVKGIMLGAIKG; from the coding sequence GTGAATTCCCATTCAATAAGACAAATTAGAAGCGACAAGTTCTTTGATGTTTTCAATTATTGTATAATGCTATTAGTCCTAATAATAGTTGGATATCCAATGTATTTTGTTATAATAGCTTCATTTAGTGATCCTGACTTAGTGAACAGAGGAGAAGTGTTGTTTTGGCCTAAAGGTTTTACTCTTCTGGGATATCAAAGATTATTCCACTATCCACAAATTGTGACAGGATATAAAAATACAATTCTTTATACTATTGTGGGCACAGTTGTTGGTGTTTTTTTAACATTATCAGCTGGGTATGCAATTTCACGTCGAGACTTGTTCGGTAGAAGGTTTATAATTTTAATGTTTACTTTCACTCTTTTCTTCAACGGAGGTTTAATTCCTACATATCTTTTAGTCAAAAGCCTTGGTTTGTTAGATACATTCTGGGTGATGATAATTCCAACTGCCGTATCAGTTTTTAACGTAATTATTGCAAAGTCATTTTATGAAGGCAGTTGGATTGATGAACTAATTGAAGCAGCTCGGATTGACGGATGTGGCGACTTAAGGTTTTTCTTCATGATTGCTCTTCCGCTATCAGTTCCTCTTATAGCAGTTATGACTTTATTTTATGCTGTTGGCAAATGGAATTCTTTCTTTGACGCTCTAATTTATTTAAAATCTCCAGAAAAGTATCCACTGCAGCTTGTTCTGAGAGACATTTTAATTTCTAATCAGGTAACGATGGGAGGTGCTATGCAAGATGTAAGTGATATAACACAGCGTCTCAAAACTGCACAACTTGTTAAATATTCTATAATGATTATTTCAAGTTTACCAATTTTGGTGTTTTATCCTTTTGTTCAAAAGTATTTTGTAAAGGGT
- a CDS encoding 3-methyl-2-oxobutanoate dehydrogenase subunit VorB: MKVLMKGNEAIAEAALRAGCECFFGYPITPQTELLQYMAKKLLKSGGVFIQAESEVGAINMAYGAASCGKRVMTSSSGPGISLKQEGISYLAGAELPCVIVNIMRGGPGLGNINAAQSDYLQATKGGGHGDYKVIVLAPSSVQEAVDLTIKAFDLADKYRNPVMILGDGMLGQMMEVVEFDENYERPEVQKPWAVTGERNRPKRVTNSLYIVPEELEKHNFKLREKYKKIEENEVMVEEYMTDDAEAVFVSFGMCARIVKSAVNKLRQSGEKVGLIRPITLYPFPTKCIEKYANSNNIKFFIDVEMNLGQMLEDVKLSVAGKKDVHFYGRTGGMIPTIAEIVGYYFSLKK, from the coding sequence TTGAAGGTCTTGATGAAGGGAAATGAAGCTATTGCCGAAGCGGCACTGAGAGCTGGATGTGAGTGCTTTTTTGGATATCCTATCACGCCGCAGACAGAGCTTTTGCAGTATATGGCTAAAAAACTTCTAAAGAGCGGTGGGGTTTTTATTCAGGCAGAGAGCGAAGTTGGAGCAATTAACATGGCATATGGAGCAGCAAGCTGTGGTAAAAGGGTTATGACCTCATCCTCAGGTCCAGGTATTAGTCTTAAGCAAGAGGGTATATCATATTTGGCAGGGGCTGAGCTTCCTTGTGTTATTGTGAATATAATGAGGGGCGGACCGGGGCTTGGAAATATCAATGCTGCCCAGTCGGATTATCTTCAGGCAACAAAAGGTGGCGGACATGGAGATTACAAAGTGATTGTGCTTGCTCCATCTTCTGTCCAGGAGGCTGTTGACCTTACTATAAAGGCATTTGACCTTGCAGACAAGTACAGAAACCCTGTGATGATTTTAGGCGATGGAATGTTGGGGCAAATGATGGAGGTTGTTGAGTTTGATGAAAACTATGAAAGACCAGAAGTTCAAAAGCCATGGGCAGTCACAGGTGAAAGAAACAGACCAAAAAGGGTTACAAACTCTCTTTATATAGTCCCAGAAGAGCTTGAAAAGCATAACTTTAAGCTAAGAGAAAAGTATAAAAAAATTGAAGAGAATGAGGTCATGGTAGAAGAGTACATGACAGATGATGCAGAAGCTGTATTTGTTTCGTTTGGTATGTGTGCAAGAATAGTGAAAAGTGCTGTAAATAAACTAAGACAGTCTGGTGAAAAGGTAGGACTTATACGACCGATTACGTTGTATCCTTTTCCAACAAAGTGTATAGAAAAGTATGCAAACTCTAACAATATCAAATTTTTCATAGACGTGGAAATGAATTTAGGGCAAATGCTTGAGGATGTAAAGCTATCAGTTGCGGGCAAAAAAGATGTCCATTTTTATGGCAGAACAGGTGGTATGATTCCGACAATAGCTGAGATTGTAGGTTATTACTTCTCTCTTAAAAAGTAA
- a CDS encoding 4Fe-4S dicluster domain-containing protein, translating to MKLKIEYDKCKSCGLCVEVCPKKILYIDRSRINKKGYNPVEVRDVDACIGCGSCYKICPDIVFKVGE from the coding sequence ATGAAGCTAAAAATAGAATACGACAAGTGCAAAAGCTGTGGACTGTGTGTGGAAGTTTGTCCTAAAAAGATACTATATATTGACAGAAGCAGAATAAACAAAAAAGGCTATAACCCTGTTGAAGTAAGAGATGTAGATGCTTGCATTGGCTGTGGAAGTTGTTACAAGATTTGTCCAGATATAGTATTTAAGGTAGGTGAATAG
- a CDS encoding 2-oxoacid:acceptor oxidoreductase family protein, whose product MTEEILIAGFGGQGVLFLGQIFAHIGMKKGYNVSWLPSYGPEMRGGTANCSVIISNDMIGSPVVFNPDTLFVLNKPSLEKFEASVKKDGLMLINSSLVDIKAKREDIKTYYIAATEIASKLGSVRVANIVMLGAYLRLKEMFSTSEAKEVLKEFSKTEQIYNLNCRALEEGFECISRRG is encoded by the coding sequence ATGACAGAGGAGATTTTGATTGCTGGTTTTGGTGGGCAAGGAGTGTTGTTTTTAGGACAAATCTTTGCACACATTGGAATGAAAAAAGGGTACAATGTCTCATGGCTTCCATCTTATGGACCTGAAATGAGAGGTGGCACTGCAAACTGCAGTGTTATAATCTCAAATGATATGATAGGCTCACCTGTTGTATTCAATCCTGATACATTGTTTGTCTTGAACAAGCCATCGCTTGAAAAATTTGAAGCTTCGGTAAAAAAAGATGGGCTTATGCTTATAAATAGCTCTCTTGTTGACATTAAAGCAAAAAGGGAGGATATAAAAACTTACTATATAGCTGCAACAGAGATTGCATCAAAGCTTGGAAGTGTCCGGGTTGCAAATATTGTAATGCTTGGGGCGTACTTGAGGTTGAAAGAAATGTTTTCTACCTCCGAAGCAAAAGAAGTATTAAAAGAGTTTTCAAAAACTGAGCAAATTTATAACTTAAATTGTAGAGCTTTAGAAGAAGGGTTTGAATGCATCTCAAGACGGGGGTAA
- the hypE gene encoding hydrogenase expression/formation protein HypE, with translation MKFIQKEHGNGGKQTYELINGLFKPIFGSEILKRGDDSSIFDLASKKIGVTTDSFVVKPYFFKGGDIGKLSVCGTVNDLAVSGLVPKYITASFIIEEGFPIEDLQKIVRSMKEYADIAGVEIVAGDTKVVEKGSCDGIFINTTGFGVCEKEERLPSIEKIKGGQIVIVSGDIGRHGACIYSHSSELGVEEKIESDCAPLNRVINELLKNVEICYMKDLTRGGLATALNEIAQKASVDIYIEEDKVPVSNEVKALCDILGLDSYYLACEGRFVAVINKEDKQKTLEILKKYNKEACEIGWIEDTKEKRVYLKTSFGGTRILDMLYYEMLPRIC, from the coding sequence ATGAAGTTTATCCAGAAGGAGCATGGCAATGGTGGGAAACAAACGTATGAGCTTATAAATGGACTTTTCAAGCCAATATTTGGCTCTGAGATTTTAAAAAGAGGTGATGATTCGTCTATATTTGATTTAGCTTCAAAAAAGATTGGAGTGACAACAGATTCATTTGTGGTAAAACCTTACTTTTTCAAAGGTGGAGACATAGGAAAGCTCTCAGTTTGTGGAACTGTGAACGATTTGGCAGTTTCAGGCCTTGTTCCAAAATACATCACTGCATCTTTCATAATAGAAGAAGGATTTCCGATTGAGGATTTGCAAAAGATTGTGAGGTCAATGAAAGAGTATGCTGACATTGCTGGCGTTGAGATTGTAGCAGGGGATACAAAGGTGGTTGAAAAGGGTTCTTGTGATGGGATTTTTATAAATACAACAGGATTTGGAGTATGCGAAAAAGAAGAAAGACTCCCTTCAATAGAGAAGATAAAAGGTGGCCAGATTGTAATTGTAAGTGGTGATATAGGTAGGCATGGTGCCTGCATATATTCGCACAGCAGCGAGCTTGGGGTTGAAGAGAAGATAGAGTCAGATTGTGCACCCTTAAATAGGGTGATAAATGAGCTTTTAAAAAATGTTGAAATTTGTTATATGAAGGATTTGACACGTGGTGGGCTTGCTACAGCATTGAACGAGATAGCGCAAAAAGCAAGTGTGGATATATATATTGAAGAAGACAAAGTTCCAGTATCAAATGAAGTAAAGGCACTTTGTGATATATTGGGGCTTGATTCGTATTATCTTGCGTGTGAGGGAAGGTTTGTGGCGGTTATAAATAAAGAGGATAAACAAAAGACTCTGGAGATTTTGAAAAAGTACAACAAAGAGGCGTGTGAGATTGGGTGGATTGAGGATACAAAAGAAAAGAGAGTGTATCTAAAGACAAGTTTTGGCGGGACAAGGATTTTGGATATGCTTTACTATGAGATGCTACCGAGGATTTGCTAA
- the hypD gene encoding hydrogenase formation protein HypD: MRYKMQTAELIWEIKNNIEKIGRSLKVIEVCGTHTVSIYKNGFHTLFEGYIDFISGPGCPVCVTHEGYIDRLVELSSEWTIYTFGDLLKVPGSSKSLSQARANGGKIKVMYSPVDAVEHLENNEKVIFAAVGFETTAPAFALSLEKVIEKGLKNVKFACELKTIDEPLKSLLQNHIRVDGIILPGHVATVIGVDSFKFVEGFKVASVISGFEGYDILLSLLSITQDILNEDFTVKNEYKRVVKKEGNVIAKGYIEKYFERTSAFFRGLGLIPGGGLKIKDEFREYSIDMSYDNTKQKDSLCRCADVLTGKIKPFECPLFEKVCTPISPKGACMVSQEGSCNAYFRYGKWKGR; this comes from the coding sequence GTGAGGTACAAGATGCAAACAGCTGAACTCATTTGGGAGATAAAAAACAATATCGAAAAAATTGGACGGAGTCTAAAAGTCATTGAAGTTTGTGGAACACATACAGTTTCAATCTACAAAAATGGATTTCACACCTTATTTGAAGGATACATTGACTTTATTTCAGGACCAGGCTGTCCTGTTTGTGTTACGCATGAGGGTTATATTGATAGACTTGTAGAACTTTCCTCAGAATGGACAATCTATACCTTTGGTGATTTGCTGAAAGTGCCAGGAAGCTCAAAATCGCTTTCACAAGCACGGGCAAATGGTGGAAAAATAAAGGTTATGTACTCACCTGTGGATGCAGTGGAACATCTTGAAAATAACGAAAAAGTTATTTTTGCTGCAGTCGGGTTTGAGACAACAGCACCTGCATTTGCCCTGAGCCTTGAGAAGGTGATTGAAAAGGGGCTCAAAAATGTCAAGTTTGCATGTGAACTTAAGACAATTGATGAGCCTCTTAAAAGCTTACTTCAAAACCATATACGGGTTGATGGCATAATTTTACCTGGACATGTTGCGACAGTTATTGGAGTAGATAGCTTTAAGTTTGTTGAAGGGTTTAAGGTTGCCTCTGTAATTTCGGGGTTTGAAGGTTATGATATACTTCTTTCACTTTTAAGTATTACCCAGGACATATTGAATGAAGATTTTACAGTAAAAAATGAATATAAAAGGGTGGTCAAAAAGGAAGGTAATGTGATTGCAAAAGGTTATATTGAAAAGTACTTTGAGAGAACTTCAGCGTTTTTTAGGGGTTTGGGATTGATACCTGGCGGAGGTTTGAAGATAAAAGATGAGTTTCGCGAATATTCAATTGATATGTCATATGACAACACAAAACAAAAAGATAGCCTCTGTAGGTGTGCAGATGTCTTAACAGGGAAAATAAAGCCATTTGAGTGTCCTCTTTTTGAGAAGGTATGTACGCCAATTTCTCCTAAAGGTGCGTGTATGGTATCTCAGGAAGGGTCGTGTAATGCATATTTTAGGTATGGGAAGTGGAAAGGAAGATGA
- a CDS encoding DUF2225 domain-containing protein yields MDIYEKLLTCPVCQSTIKAPFVKSSAIYVEKRDTDLCVYYKGVNPLLYDVVVCGECGYAALHKNFGKLTKWDIESLKEKVQQKWVKREIPFERTVDDAITLYKLALITATSKRKVNKYEIAGILLRISWLYRLSQNKEKELEFQKLALQTYKDAFEHEEGSGDEIDLATVMYLIGELSRRIGDLDEARKWFSKLISSKESRHNPHILELAREQIQALKDME; encoded by the coding sequence ATGGATATTTACGAAAAACTACTGACTTGTCCTGTCTGCCAGAGCACTATTAAAGCGCCATTTGTTAAAAGTTCAGCAATTTACGTAGAGAAGAGAGACACAGACCTGTGTGTCTACTACAAAGGCGTAAATCCTCTTTTGTATGATGTGGTTGTTTGCGGGGAATGTGGTTATGCAGCTTTGCACAAAAACTTTGGAAAGCTCACCAAATGGGATATAGAGTCGTTAAAAGAAAAGGTGCAACAAAAGTGGGTAAAAAGAGAGATCCCGTTTGAAAGAACAGTAGATGATGCCATTACATTGTACAAGTTAGCTTTAATTACAGCAACGTCTAAAAGGAAAGTCAACAAATATGAGATTGCAGGAATTCTGCTTCGGATTTCATGGCTGTACAGACTAAGTCAAAATAAAGAAAAAGAACTTGAGTTTCAAAAACTTGCTCTTCAAACATATAAGGATGCTTTTGAACATGAAGAAGGATCAGGAGACGAAATAGATTTGGCAACGGTCATGTATTTAATAGGTGAGCTTTCGAGACGAATAGGTGACCTCGACGAGGCAAGAAAATGGTTTTCAAAACTTATATCAAGTAAAGAATCCAGACACAATCCTCACATTCTTGAACTTGCAAGAGAGCAGATTCAGGCTTTGAAAGATATGGAATAG
- a CDS encoding ArsR/SmtB family transcription factor, with translation MKQIDNLKEAKILFEALASDARLEIINLLSKHREMNMNEIAQKLGLTNGAVTQHMKKLIAAGIVTISAASGKHGNQKICRLVEDKIIINIVTKHPQKLYECEIKVGNYSIFEVYPTCGLATKDKLIGEVDDPKYFAHPEHVNCDIIWFTKGYVEYIIPNFLRQNQKAVEIQISFEISSEAPGVSENWPSDIYFYLNGVELGYWTSPGDFGGETKGIFTPDWWFPNWNQYGLLKLLSVSEDGTYIDGFKISNVTIKDIDIESKNEIRFRVAVPDHAKNIGGVTLFGRNFGNYDQDIKFRIFYEEV, from the coding sequence ATGAAACAAATAGACAATCTCAAAGAAGCAAAAATACTTTTTGAAGCCTTAGCTTCTGATGCAAGATTAGAAATTATAAACCTTCTGAGTAAGCATCGTGAAATGAATATGAACGAAATTGCGCAAAAACTTGGACTTACAAATGGTGCAGTTACTCAGCACATGAAAAAGTTAATTGCTGCTGGGATTGTTACAATCAGTGCAGCTTCAGGAAAACATGGCAATCAAAAGATTTGCCGTCTTGTTGAAGACAAAATAATTATTAATATTGTCACAAAGCATCCTCAAAAATTATATGAGTGCGAAATCAAAGTGGGTAATTATTCTATCTTTGAGGTTTATCCAACCTGCGGACTTGCTACAAAAGACAAGTTAATTGGAGAAGTGGATGACCCCAAATACTTTGCTCATCCTGAACATGTTAACTGTGATATTATCTGGTTTACAAAGGGTTATGTAGAATATATAATCCCCAATTTTCTGCGCCAAAATCAAAAAGCTGTTGAAATTCAGATTTCATTTGAAATTTCTTCAGAAGCCCCAGGTGTTAGTGAAAACTGGCCTTCAGATATATACTTTTACTTAAATGGAGTTGAACTTGGTTACTGGACAAGCCCAGGGGATTTCGGAGGAGAGACTAAAGGAATCTTTACACCTGACTGGTGGTTCCCTAACTGGAACCAGTATGGACTTTTAAAACTTCTTTCGGTTTCAGAAGATGGGACATATATAGACGGATTTAAAATTTCTAATGTCACTATAAAAGATATTGATATTGAGTCCAAAAATGAAATAAGATTCAGAGTTGCTGTACCTGATCACGCAAAGAACATTGGAGGAGTTACTCTTTTTGGAAGAAATTTTGGAAACTATGACCAGGATATAAAGTTCCGAATATTTTATGAGGAAGTGTGA
- a CDS encoding VanW family protein: MRRYVLIGIVVALLVLAGILGYTLYSNVKQVLNTDRIYKGIYIENTPVGGLTRAEAYELLENTYLEPLRSKKIEVEVDGNEYKLDYASLDIKINIGEAIEQAYSIGRKGNISRRFREIRRVYDHPVVIRLKFEYNEGKLKEFVDELFEKYYESPVNASIRKVGNQFVITPEKLGRKLDYNDLINKLKDMIKNKKEGKVRARFVQIVPRITKNELSKIKEVIGSFTTKFDASNRARSENIRIAARKINGSLIMPGEVFSLSKVIGPVTVENGFKIAKVIVNNEFVDGVGGGLCQIATTMYNAVLMAQLKVVERVPHSALISYVPPGRDATIASGSIDFKFKNTTNAPIYLESYTSQNTVTINFYGKNTHKGEVVKFESEVLEKVPYKKVYKNDPMLPKGVQKLSNKPQNGLKVKTYMLIYENGKLKEKKLLSIDYYKPVNAIILVGTKENTTVNSSVYN; this comes from the coding sequence GTGAGAAGATATGTTTTAATTGGGATTGTAGTAGCGCTTTTGGTTTTAGCAGGAATTTTGGGTTATACACTTTATAGCAATGTAAAGCAGGTCTTGAACACAGATAGAATCTATAAAGGTATTTACATTGAAAACACACCTGTTGGAGGCTTGACAAGGGCAGAGGCGTATGAGCTTTTAGAAAATACTTATCTTGAGCCGTTGAGAAGCAAAAAGATTGAGGTTGAAGTTGATGGAAATGAGTACAAACTGGACTATGCATCTCTTGATATTAAAATAAACATAGGTGAGGCAATTGAGCAGGCTTATTCCATAGGAAGAAAAGGGAATATCTCAAGACGGTTTAGAGAGATCAGAAGAGTCTATGATCATCCTGTTGTGATAAGGCTTAAATTTGAATACAATGAAGGAAAGCTTAAAGAGTTTGTGGATGAACTCTTTGAGAAGTATTATGAATCTCCTGTAAATGCGAGCATTAGAAAGGTAGGAAATCAATTTGTTATCACACCTGAAAAGCTGGGAAGAAAACTTGATTATAATGATCTTATAAATAAATTGAAAGATATGATTAAAAACAAGAAAGAAGGAAAAGTCAGAGCAAGGTTTGTCCAGATCGTTCCGAGAATAACAAAAAATGAGCTTTCTAAGATTAAAGAGGTGATTGGTTCATTTACAACAAAGTTTGATGCATCAAACAGAGCAAGAAGTGAGAATATTAGAATTGCTGCAAGGAAAATAAATGGAAGCTTAATAATGCCAGGTGAAGTGTTTTCCCTATCCAAAGTAATTGGGCCTGTTACAGTTGAAAATGGTTTTAAGATTGCCAAGGTTATTGTTAACAACGAATTTGTCGACGGTGTTGGTGGGGGGCTTTGCCAGATAGCAACCACTATGTACAATGCAGTATTAATGGCTCAGCTCAAAGTAGTTGAAAGAGTTCCACACTCAGCTTTGATTTCTTATGTGCCGCCAGGACGTGATGCTACAATTGCTTCAGGTTCAATTGATTTTAAATTTAAAAATACAACCAACGCACCAATCTATCTTGAAAGTTATACCTCTCAAAATACTGTCACTATTAATTTTTATGGTAAAAATACTCATAAAGGCGAAGTGGTTAAATTTGAATCAGAAGTTTTAGAAAAAGTGCCTTATAAGAAGGTATACAAAAACGACCCTATGTTGCCAAAGGGAGTACAAAAGTTATCTAATAAGCCTCAAAATGGACTGAAGGTCAAAACTTATATGCTAATTTATGAAAATGGCAAGTTAAAAGAAAAAAAGCTTTTATCCATTGATTATTACAAGCCGGTAAATGCTATAATATTGGTAGGTACAAAAGAGAATACCACTGTAAATTCTTCTGTCTACAACTAA
- a CDS encoding HypC/HybG/HupF family hydrogenase formation chaperone produces the protein MCLGYPAKVIEIFEDKKALVEYLGVKKMVNIALLKNVSIGDYILIHSGIAIEKIDQKEAEEIEKLFGEVQDANS, from the coding sequence ATGTGTTTAGGATATCCAGCAAAGGTAATTGAGATATTTGAAGACAAAAAAGCTTTGGTTGAGTATTTAGGTGTCAAAAAGATGGTAAACATTGCTCTTTTGAAAAATGTAAGTATTGGTGATTATATCTTAATACACTCTGGGATTGCAATAGAAAAGATAGACCAAAAAGAAGCAGAAGAAATAGAAAAACTCTTTGGTGAGGTACAAGATGCAAACAGCTGA
- a CDS encoding thiamine pyrophosphate-dependent enzyme yields the protein MKYKRPECLTGESMHYCPGCGHGIIHRLIAEVIDESYKDHKIVGVAPVGCAVFIYDYFNFDFVAAAHGRATAAATGVKRCIPDALVFSYQGDGDIAAIGTSEVIHAATRGENFTAIFVNNGVYAMTGGQMAPTTIPGQVTVSSPYGRDPKVQGYHIKLCEMLIPLDGVAFVARTSIHNLKNIEFTKKAIKRAFEVQMNKEGFSIIEVLSNCPTNWGMTPAESMKRIENEVLKYYNLGIFKDKGRGI from the coding sequence ATGAAATATAAAAGGCCAGAATGTTTGACAGGGGAAAGCATGCATTATTGTCCTGGTTGTGGACATGGGATTATTCATAGACTAATTGCTGAGGTCATTGATGAGAGTTATAAAGACCACAAGATAGTTGGGGTAGCACCAGTTGGGTGTGCTGTTTTTATTTATGACTATTTTAACTTTGACTTTGTTGCTGCAGCTCACGGAAGAGCAACTGCAGCTGCAACAGGCGTAAAAAGATGTATTCCTGATGCACTTGTGTTTTCATATCAAGGAGATGGCGATATAGCGGCAATTGGTACATCTGAAGTTATTCATGCAGCAACTCGAGGTGAGAACTTCACAGCCATATTTGTTAACAATGGCGTGTATGCCATGACAGGTGGACAGATGGCGCCAACTACAATTCCTGGTCAGGTAACTGTATCATCTCCATATGGTCGTGACCCAAAAGTACAAGGTTATCATATTAAGCTGTGTGAGATGCTCATACCTTTAGACGGTGTTGCCTTTGTTGCAAGAACATCTATTCATAATCTTAAGAACATTGAGTTTACCAAAAAAGCAATAAAAAGGGCATTTGAGGTACAGATGAACAAGGAAGGATTTTCAATCATAGAGGTCTTATCAAACTGTCCAACAAATTGGGGTATGACACCTGCTGAGAGTATGAAGAGGATTGAAAATGAGGTTTTGAAATATTATAATTTGGGAATCTTTAAGGACAAAGGTAGGGGAATTTAA